One window from the genome of Dyadobacter sp. CECT 9275 encodes:
- a CDS encoding MbeD/MobD family mobilization/exclusion protein — MKNSSDKKDRLERFVRDNRDGFDTFLPKDDLWNHINDKLHGGIPLSEPAPNGKNKRLHNRAFFDWRIAAGVFLAVGAGFLFYVNKEYGVTRDPGVALKVPAYAREFNQYNVSIDQKREEIIKLTRDNPELYKEFSADLQDLESSYKNLRSGLSNAPNQEALLQAMVRNLQWQVDLLNQQLNILQRINKVKKDEDNRNAPVI, encoded by the coding sequence ATGAAAAATTCTTCTGATAAAAAGGATCGACTGGAGCGGTTTGTGCGTGATAACAGGGATGGGTTTGACACTTTCTTACCAAAGGACGATTTGTGGAACCATATTAATGATAAGCTACATGGCGGTATTCCACTTTCGGAGCCAGCCCCAAACGGGAAAAATAAGCGTCTTCACAACCGTGCCTTCTTCGACTGGCGCATTGCTGCCGGGGTGTTTCTGGCGGTTGGAGCAGGTTTCCTTTTTTATGTCAATAAGGAATATGGTGTTACGCGGGATCCCGGGGTAGCACTGAAAGTACCGGCTTACGCCCGTGAATTTAATCAGTATAATGTTTCTATTGATCAAAAAAGGGAAGAGATCATCAAACTCACCCGTGACAATCCTGAGCTGTACAAAGAATTTTCGGCCGATTTACAAGATCTGGAGAGCAGTTACAAGAACCTGCGCTCGGGCCTGTCCAATGCTCCCAACCAGGAAGCACTGTTACAGGCCATGGTCCGGAACCTTCAATGGCAGGTTGACTTGCTCAACCAACAATTAAACATTTTACAGCGCATTAATAAGGTGAAAAAAGATGAAGATAATCGTAACGCTCCTGTTATTTAA
- a CDS encoding RNA polymerase sigma factor — translation MKTNLYIDRHVELVERCKLGDRKAQYELYKSYSKAMFNICMRILNHMGEAEDALQEAFVDAFTNLHQFRQQSTFGAWLKQIVVNKAINQVRSRKVKWIEIEEWQESEQEYGVPSEEQKLWNEDDTSYEVERIRNAVMKLPDGYRVVLSLYLFEGYDHEEIGEVLGISETTSRTQYMRGKRKLTEIIGVR, via the coding sequence TTGAAAACAAATTTGTACATCGACCGGCATGTCGAACTTGTGGAGCGCTGTAAACTCGGCGATCGAAAGGCACAATATGAGTTGTACAAAAGTTACTCCAAGGCCATGTTCAATATATGTATGCGGATATTGAATCATATGGGTGAGGCAGAGGACGCTCTGCAGGAAGCTTTTGTGGATGCATTCACAAATCTGCACCAGTTCAGGCAGCAGTCCACTTTCGGTGCATGGCTGAAACAAATTGTTGTGAACAAGGCCATTAACCAGGTCAGAAGCAGAAAAGTTAAGTGGATTGAGATTGAAGAGTGGCAGGAGTCTGAGCAGGAATACGGCGTTCCTTCGGAGGAACAGAAATTATGGAATGAGGACGATACGTCTTACGAAGTGGAAAGGATACGGAACGCGGTAATGAAACTTCCGGATGGTTATAGAGTGGTTTTAAGCCTTTATTTGTTCGAGGGCTATGACCATGAGGAGATCGGGGAGGTGTTGGGGATCAGCGAAACAACATCCCGGACGCAGTATATGCGCGGGAAGCGAAAGCTGACAGAGATAATAGGCGTGAGGTAA